From the Paraflavitalea soli genome, the window CTGGTTCAGCATAGCGCAGGCTGAATTTTTTGCCTGCCAGTGAAGTGAAATATTGGTGGAACCGTTCTCTTAGACCGGCATACCGGGCATCATGCGTGGAGTCGGCTTCGCAATTGTCAAACACCTGGTTCAACGCTTCATTGAAATTGAACAAAGCATGCTCTTCATAATTCACATAGCCGGGCAGGGGAGAGTTGAGTATTAATGCTTTTACTGCTTCCGGGTGGTTCCTGGCTACGGTGAGCATCAGTCCACCGCTGTAAGAGATGCCTAACAAGGTGAGCGAGTCGAGCTGTAATGCCCGGCGCAGGTCATTGATATCCGCCGCGCTTTCAATGGTATTGTAGGCAGAAAGATCGATGCCTTGTGCTGCCAGCCGTTGGCGGCATTGTTTCACAGCGATCAGTTCCAGGCTGTCCTTTGATAAGTTTTCCCTATAGGCGTGTTTGGCGGATTCGCCTACTTCCGGGCAGTCGAGGCAGGGGTGTGATCTTTTGGTGCCCCGCTGATCAAAGGCGATGAACCCGCCAAATTGAAAGAAGTCGGAGTTGTAACGCAGGCTATCGAAATTGGCGATCGTGCTGTAACCGGGACCACCCGTGGTGTTCAGGATTACGTTTCTGATCGAGTCCATGCCTGGTTGCCGTACATATACAAAGGGTATTTTGATCGTGCGGCCCTGGGGTTTTTGGCGGTTCTCCGGTACTACCAGGTAACCGCAGCGGGCTATTAGGCCATTGGCTATTTTGATCTGGCAAGCCCCGGTTTCGATTTTAGGTGTATAGCCCTGGGAGAATATCCGGGCACTGCTCATACAGAGCATGCATACGATCAGGAAGGCAGATTTCATGGCGTTCACTTTTGTGCAAATTAAGCCGCAACGGAAAAGGAGAGAAGGTAAAAATCGGACATTATTCCTGCGTACTCAACCTCCGTCCCGTAAACTTCACCACATCTTTGTAAAAATGACTGAGGTCGTAGTAGCCATACATCAAGTGATCAAAACCATCTTTATGGCTAATGTAATCCGTAAGGGCTGTACGTGCGCGCAGCGTGGCAAAGAAGTTTTTGGGATTGGTGCCAATGGCCTGCATGAAATAGCGATACATTGTTTTCTCTGTGAGATGTTGCCGGTTGGCCAGCTCCTGGTTGTTGAGCTGCATACCCGATGCGCAAAAGGTTTGGATCACCTGTTGCACCGATTGCAGGTAATGCACCTGTGCTTTGGTGGCCGCCAGTTTATCGAGGAGGAATTGTTCGAGAAAAGACAGGCGGCTATCAAAGTTATTGAGTCTTTTCAGTTTCCGGAGTATGGTGGCGGGGATGATCTCGTTCACATTGACCACATCATGACCAATCCTGGTTTGAGCTATGCCGAATACCGCTTCAAAACCGCCGGGATTGAATTTGACCGTGAAAATATTGTCCGTGGGCAGGTTGCGCCGTTCCACAATATCACTGCGCAGCAGCAATATGTCTGTGTGCTCATCTACGAGATGCAATTGCTGGCCATTTCTGAGTTGATAAGGCGTGCCCAGGTTGAGCCAGATGGTAGGCGTGAAACTGGGAAACATTTTTACCGTAAAGGGTGCTTCGCCTACATGGTGGCGCATGGCTTCGGGGGAAGTCTCCGAATAGAATTCAATATAGGCCGCCAGCGCCGGACAGGGCGCGCTGAACTGGTACAGCTTACGGATATTATCGAAGATTTCTACCATACAGTAAAGACGTGTGTAAAATACAAAATGTTACACCAACCATTGTATTGATTAACTTAATAGCCTATAAAACACAACCAGTCACGGAGCAGCCCAATGCAACAAAGCTATTCCAGGCACTCAGGCAAAGAGGCATTTTGGTGGTGATGAATACCGGTTACGACAGGCATACGGGAGAAACGCTTGTTAAGAAGATAGGCTGGCAGGTAGGCATTGATTACGATGGCCTGGTAACCGCTTCCGATGTAAAAGCCAACAGGCCCAATCCCGGTATGATCCTCTGGCCATGCAGCAGCATGGCATCACCGATGCACAGGAGGTTGTAAAAGTAGGCGATTCCATTATTGATATCGAAGAAGGCCGCAATGCCGGCTGCAGGTTCAGCATAGGTATCACTACCGGTGCTCATACACGCAGCCAGCTTCAATCCGCCAGGCCTGATCATATCCTGGGGGACCTGATGGAATTGTTGCCCGTGATCGAAGGAACCATTTAAAACTAATTTTTGACCAAATGTCGAAACAAATTCCAAGTTATATGGCAAAAAATAATAATGATTGTTTCACCTAAATAATGTACTTATGCTCCCGAAAATTCATTAGATGACAAACTCGGGAAATATTTACGAATTCGAAGAATATAAGAGAGAACCAGGAGGCACAAGGTATTATTTTCTAAGCGAAGGGGAAAAGCAAATCGTGAAAGCTGTTCAGTATGCGTATATTGGCCTTAAAGAAGGAAGGTTAACTTATAATTTGGGATTTGGATCATTCGATTCCACGAAAGGTACAGTGCATGATGATGATATTTCAGATAACGGTGATCAATACAAGGTATTCAACACGGTATTAAGTACAGTCCCGGATTTTTTGCAGAATTATCCAGGGGCTATGGTAATGGTGCAAGGCAGTGACAGTGCTATTGGATATCCTGATATGTGTCGGGTTACTTGCAAAAAGAAATGTATTCCGCCAGCTTGTAAAAATGCGAATCGACGTATCAATATCTACAAAAGCTATGTTAACAAGAATTTTGCTCAACTATCTGTAGATTATAAGTTCTGGGGAGGGGTTAAAGAAGCTGATTATCACAACGTTGTAGAAGAGTATCAAATAAATAACAATTATGATTCTGTTTTTTTTATTAAGAAATAAAATTTAATTTTACATCATATGAAAGCAAATAAAACCACATCTAAAAAGTTAAATAAGGCCTCTGGTAAAGCCTTGTTAAATGAGGTGGCTACCAGGCTTTCAAATGAAGTATTATTTCGTGATAAGGTTGAGAAAGCGAAAGAATATTTAAAGCAATCCACATTTCCTTCCCGAAAAAACTCATTGCAATAAAAGTAAAGCATTCGGTAGGATGCTTTTTTTTATATCTTATTTCAACTTCCGCCGCACTTCATAAATTTCTTTTCTGAGTAAGAGTTAGAAAATAGTATTCCTAATTTGATAAGGGACTTACCGTCAGAGTCCCCTTCAGCCGCACGTCCTTCGACGAATTCCCGATCATGATCTGAAAGTCACCCGGCTCTATTACCCGCTGCATATCCTTGTTCAGCATTTGCAGCATATCGGGTGTAATGGAGAACATCACTTCCCTGCTTTCGCCCGCCTGCAGGTGGATACGCTGAAAGCCTTTTAGCTCCAGCACCGGGCGTGCTACAGAAGCCAGCAGGTCTTTCATGTACAGTTGCACTACTTCGTCACCTGCACGCGTACCTGTATTGGTGATCGTACACCGCAGGGCTGTAGACCCCGAAGGCGTAATAATGGTATTATCCAATTGCAGTTTGCTGTATTCAAATGATGTATAGCTCAATCCATAACCAAAAGGAAACAATGGCTGTCCGCTGAGGTTATGATAGTCATCACCCCGGCCCGTAGGTTTGTGGTTGTACACCAATGGTAATTGCCCTTCATGCACCGGAAAGGTGATGGGCAGCCGGCCAGCCGGATTGTAATCACCGAATAATACATCCGCTACGGCATGACCGCCTTCTTCGCCCGGATACCACACCTCTACAATACCCGCTACCTGGTTGATCCAGCTGCTCATGGTGGTGGCGCTGCCACCTGTAAGCACCACTACTACCGGTTTGCCTGTGGCGGCCACCGCCTGTATCAATGCTTCCTGGTAACCGGGCAGGTTCAGCAAAGCCCTGTCCTGGAATTCTCCTTCATGAATGCCCACTGCGATGATCGCCACATCTGCTTTTTGAGCAATAGCTACCGCCTCCCTGATCCGTTGTGCCCGGTCATTGGCCAGGCCAACCTGCCAGATCAATTTACAATGGGCCTGACCGGTGGTTTCGAAAAACTCTACCCGCAGCGCATATTGTTTTCCCTTCTCCAGGTACACCGGTTTGGTAATCGTTTGATACGTGCGTTTCGTCCAGTTATCGATAACCAACTTATTATTGACGTACAACCGGTAGCCATCATTGCCCTCCAGCCCGATCTGGCATTGACCCGTCTGCGGAGCAAGCAGCATACCTGTCCAGCGCACGGAGTAAAAGCCGGCGCCAATGGCCGGGTCAGGGCCATACAAGGTCCAGTGAAAATCAATGGTGGCATCCTTTCGCGTAAGGGCAGGGGCGCCGCTAAGTGTGGTGTTCGTAAAATATGCTCCCTGTAATCCTGCTTGCCCGTTGTGAGAAAGTTGTTGAGCAGGTATGCTTATATATTCCTGGTGACGGATGCCCGCGCCTGGCGCATACAACACTTTCAGGGCTTTGCCAGCCCTTCGTTGAAGGCCCTGGAGTATGCTCACTTTCTGGTTGCCTGGTCCGCTATAGCCACCCAGGCGGGCAGCCGTCGCTTCTTCTCCGATGAGGGCGATCGTCTTGACCGCAGGGGAGAGGGGTAACACTTTCTTTTCATTCTTCAATAATACGATCGACTTCTGCGCCGCTTTCCGGGCCAGTGCTTTGTGTGCAGCAATGTCTATTGACCGGGCCACTGCTTTCTCATCCACATAAGGATGCTCAAATAATCCCAATTCAAATTTGGCGCGCAATACCCGGGCGACTGCTTCGTTCACCCGGTTGCTGTCTGCCCGGCCATCCAGGAAAGGAGGGATGAACAAAGTATGGTGATCATAACTCGTTTGAAAGATCACATCCAGTCCATTGTTGATCGCATGCCTGCCTGCATCCGCATAATCCTTTGCCGTATTGTGCAATACGAGTTCGCCGCCTACTGCATTCGCATCCGAGATCACAAAACCATTGAAGCCCCATTCCTTTTTCAGCTTCTGTTGCAGCAGCCAGCTATTGGCAGAACAGGCCACGCCATCCAGTGAATTGTAGGCTGTCATCACCGAGCGGGAGCCGCCTCTTTCTATGCAGGCTTTAAAAGGTGGCAGGTAAATTTCTTCCAGCAGGCGTTCGTTATAGTGAATAGGGTAGCTGTCGCGCCCGCCATCGCCTACATTGGCCACAAAATGTTTGGGCGTAGTAATAATGCCTGTCTTTTCAAAGGAGCGCACAAAGGCCACACCCATTTCCGATGCCAGGAAGGGATCTTCACCATAGGTTTCTTCTGTGCGGCCCCAGCGCACATCACTGGCAATATTGACTACCGGGGTTAATATCTGCCGGATGCCCCGTGCTTTTGTTTCCGCTGCAATGGCGACAGATACCTGCTGCATGAGCGTAGTATCCCAGGTAGCAGCGAGGGCAATGGCCTGCGGAAAAGCAGTAGCCCCGTCCCTCACCAGTCCATGCAGTGCTTCATCAAAAGCGATGATGGGAATGCCGAGGCGGCTACTGTCCACAAAGTATCGCTGTATCCGGTTGATCTTCGTGGCCAGTATCAACGCATTTTCGGTGGTCTTGTATTGGAGCAACTGGCCCCCTGCATCGCCTTGTGCGGTGGCGCTTACCTGGAAGCCAAAGATACCATGACGGTATTGCTGCGGAGCAGCTTTGTCAAGGTCGCCGGGGATCATGAACAACTGCCAGAATTTCTCTTCCGGTGTCATCCGGCCCAGCAGGTCTTTCACCCGCGCGTCAATAGACAGGCGTGCATCCTTATAAGGCGGTATTGTTTGTGCGGAAATGGGAAGGGGGGCGAATAAAGTAGAAAGGGCAAGGAATAAAAAGAGAATGACCGGAAGCAGTTGATTCGTTCGCATAGCGTAAATAAATAGTGGCCGTTACAAATAATAGCCAAATATAACCTACTTACGCTCTATTTACAGCTTGTCCCGCCTATGCGGGAATTCACGATTGCCGCCAGCCGATCACAGGATAACGAGGTTCCTGGCTTTATAATCCCGCAGGGGAGCTTCATCGGGCGACAATTCAGTAATGAGGTAATCGATCTCCGTGAGATCGGCGATCTTCATTTGCATCGAAGAGTTCAGCTTTTCAGAAATGGTAAGTACTGCTACCTTGGCCGCAGCTTTGATCATGGCTTTCTTTACCTGGATCGTTTCCCAATCCGAATCCGTCAGCCCGCTGTGCACATCGATGGCATTGATCCCTACAATGCACAGGTCGGCCTTGATATTGGCCAGGTATTCGAATACTTCTCCACTTACCGTCATTTGGCTATACGCTGATATTTGTCCGCCGATCATGATCGTTTTGATCAGTGGTTTGTCCAGCAGTTCTACTGCCGTCATGGGATTTACTGTAAGAAAAGTAGCCCGTAAAGTGTTGGGTATTTTTTTAACGAACTCGCGGATCGTAGTACCGCCGCCGATCAGCACGATCATATCGTCTTTCAGCAGGCTCAGGGTTTTGTCGGCGATCACCAGTTTGTTGTTGCGGGAATAGGTTTTTGAATCATCGCCGATATGGTAGGCGGCTGACATGGCGCCGCCCTTTATACGGATCAGTTGTCCTTCTTCGGCCAGTTCATTGACATCCCGCCGGATGGTATCCTCCGATACGTCGATCAGTTTCACCAGGTCGGCAAACAGCAAACGGGTGTGAATATTCACCTGTTTAATGATCAGTTGTTTCCGTTCCTTTTTTTGCAGGGCCACCGGTACGGGTGGCTGTTGCTGGTTGTCTGACATTGTTCCCTGGTTTAATTAAATAGTCTGTAAGCCGGCAAAGTCCGCAAGTCAGTAAAGTCCGCAAGTCGGTCAGTAATACAACTGCTGCTTCGCTCTTCTTCCTCTGTTGCCTCTTGCCTTTATGCCTCGTTGCCTTTTTGCAAGATTTGCAATAATACAACTTTTAGCTGATTGATGGCAAATACGCATGTGCAAACGTCATTTACCTGCCAAAAATAGGGGAGAAGGCGCTTTTGTGCTTATAATTATCTGGTTATTATATTGTTAATAGTGCCCTGGTATACCCTCCCACGGCTTTGCTATAATGATTTAGTTAGGCAGTATTTGCAAGGCGCTTCCGTAATTTCTGCATATTATTTGCAGTATTTGAAATATTTGCAGTAGGTTTGGTTGCTTTTTGCAATTATTAACGCTTCTCAATAACTAACGCTCATGAAGAAAATTACATCAACGAGGCTACTATTGCTATGTTTAGCCTTTCACCTGGCAGCGGTCTTTGCCGGCTATGGCCAGGCTGCCGGAGAACCGGCCCCTGTGACCGGTACGGTAAAAAGCGGTAATGATCCGGTGCCTGGCGCCACCGTCATGCTGGCTACCAATAAAAGAGTGATGACCACCACCGACAATGCAGGCTTCTTCTCCCTCCAACTGCCAGCTGCCGCCAGGCAGGGTACGGTGCAGCTCACCATCACCTCTATTGGTTTTGCTACCCGCACTGTAGCTGTATCAGCCGGTCAAACTACCATAGACATTCAATTGCAGAAAGATTCCGGCGCCGTGCTCACCGATGTGGTGGTAACTGCCCTCGGTATCCGCAAATCAAGGAAAGCCGTTACCTATGCCATGTCTGAAGTGAATGGCAGTGAATTTACCCAGGCCCGCGAAAACAACGTAGCCAATGCCCTCACCGGAAGGATCGCAGGGGTCAACGCTACCGGTTTGTCTACCGGTCCCGGTGGGTCCAGCAGGGTCATTATCCGCGGTAACGGTTCCCTTACCGGTAATAGTCAGCCGCTGTATGTGATCAATGGCATGCCCATCGACAACAGCGTACCCGGTGGCGGTTCTACGCCCAATGGTTCTACCATCAGGACCAGTACCGACCGTGGCGATGGTATCGGCGCCATCAATCCTGATGATATTGAATCCATGACGGTATTGAAAGGAGGCGCTGCCGCTGCCCTCTATGGATCACGCGGCGCCAATGGCGTTATCCTCATCACTACCAAAAAAGGCCGTGCACAGAAAGGCATCGGCGTGGAATACAATGGTACGTTCACCCTCGAAAATGTATCCGTGTTTCCCGATTACCAGTATGAATATGGTCAGGGTGATAATGGCGTAAAGCCTACCACCCTGGCGCAGGCCCAGGCCACGGGTCGCCGTTCTTTCGGTGCCAAGATCGATGGCTCCACGGATTATATGGCGGCTGATGGAAAGAACCATCCTTACACGGCGCAAAAAGACAACCTCAAGAATTTCTACCATACAGGTACCACTTTTACCAATACCATTGCCCTCTCCGGTGGTAATGAATCCGTGGTATACCGGTTCTCCTTATCCGACCTGAACGCGAAAAGCATTTTGCCCAACAATAAATACAACCGTAAAACGGCCAACCTCAATATCTCCGCCAAATTGAGTGAGAAACTCAGGCTGGAATCAGTGATCCAATACAATTTTGAAAAAGGCAATAACCGGCCCATTGCCGGTGATGCCCTGGGCAATCCCAACTGGACACCCTACGAAGTGGCCAATACGGTGGATGCACGCTGGCTGAGCCCCGGCTACGATGCCAGTGGCAACGAGATCGTGTGGAATGATGCCGGTATTGTGACTAACAGCTATTTTGTGGTCAATAAGTTCAAACAAACTGACAATAAGAACCGTTTCATCGGGCAGGCTGCTATCTCCTACGATATCCTCAAGAACCTGACGGTGAAAGGAACCATTACCCGCGACTTCTACAATTACAACTTTACCAGCATCGTACCTACCGGTACCCAATACTGGCCCAATGGTCAATACGATGGTATTAAATCCGATGTGTCCGAAACCAACAGCATGATCACCGGTACTTATAAATCCAGTATTGCCAATACCGTTGGATTTACGGTACTGGCCGGCGCCAATACCCGTCGTTTCAAATCGGATGAGCTGACGCTGGCAGGACGTGATTTTACCACGCCTTATTTTTACAGCTTCTCCAATCTGTCCACCTCATCAGCGGTGCCCGTAGCCAGTGATATAAAGACCAATTCCCTATTCGGGTCCGTTGACCTGGATTATAAGAATGTATTGTTCCTCACAGCTTCGGGTCGCCAGGATTGGTTCTCTACCCTCAGCCCGGCCAACAACAAGATCTTCTACCCCAGTGTAGGTACCAGTTTTATCCTGTCGGATGTGCTGCAGCTGCCAGCCATGTTTGACCTGGTGAAACTGCGGGCTTCCTGGGCCGAAGTAGGCGGCGGTGGTCCCGATCCATATGCCATCAACCTCGCCTATAGCAGTGTGCCCAGCGCCAGCACCGTGCCCCTGCAGAATGTGAGTTCTGTGGCCATTACCAATGCCAGCCTCAAACCCTTTACTTCTACCACTTTTGAAGTAGGGTTTAATACACAGTTGTTTGGTGGCCGCCTGGGCGTTGACCTGGCTTTGTACGACCGCAAATCATCCGATGATATTGTAAGCGTGCCCATCTCTACTTCCTCTGGCTATACCAGCGCCATCCTCAACTCCGGTGAGTTGAGCAATAAAGGGATTGAGTTATTGATAGAGGGTACGCCCATCAAACAAAAAGACTTCAGCTGGAACACCAGTTTCAACTTTGCCTACAACAAGAGTGAAGTGTTGAAGCTGGCCGATGGCATCAGTACTTTCTCCCTGGGCAACTCTGTCAACGGCAATGCCTTTATCAATAACCAGGTGGGTAATACCTATGGCGCTATTTATGGCTTCCGTATGCTGCGCGATGCTGCGGGTAACATTGTGTATGATCCCAATTCCAACCTGCCGGTGCAGACGGATGTCAACCAGCAATTGGGCAAGGGTGTACCTCCCCTCACCATGGGTTTTTCCAACACGTTCAGGTATAAGCATTTCTCCCTCGACATCCTGGTGGATGGCAAATTTGGCAACAGCATCTTTTCTGTAATGGAAGTATATGCTACCCGTTTGGGATTAATGAAATCAACCCTGGCCGGCAGAGAGAATGGTTTGAAGCTGGATGGGGTAACGCAGACGGGCGCTAAGTACAGCTATACCGTGCCGGTGGCCAACCTGCGGGCAGCGTATTACAATAGCCTCAACAGGTATACTGAATTGTTTGTGCATGATGCCAGCTTTGTAAAATTGCGCCAGGTGATCATCTCTTACCGCCTGCCCGAAGGTTTCCTGAAAGGACTAGGTGTACAGTCTGCCAATCTCTCCCTGGTAGGCCGCAACCTGCTCATCCTTTATAAGAAGACCGACAACTTCGATCCCGAGCAAAGCCTTACCAACGGCGCTGCACAAGGTATTGAGTCCATCGGCTTACCCCGTACCCGTTCTTATGGCGTAAACCTGATGCTCAAATTTTAACCACTAAAAGCAATTGTGATGAAACTATCAATGTCAAAATATACCCGCTTTGTACCGGTGGTGCTGGCTGTTGTGCTCCTGCAATCCTGCGACAAGGATTTTGAGGAGATCAATACCAATCCCAATGCCGTATCTGTTCCCACACCGCAGTACCTATTCAGCAAAGCGGTGTATGATGGGGCGCTCAACAGCGGCAATGTGAGCAAGCTCTTGTTCGGCACCATGCAATACATGACCAG encodes:
- a CDS encoding alpha/beta fold hydrolase, encoding MKSAFLIVCMLCMSSARIFSQGYTPKIETGACQIKIANGLIARCGYLVVPENRQKPQGRTIKIPFVYVRQPGMDSIRNVILNTTGGPGYSTIANFDSLRYNSDFFQFGGFIAFDQRGTKRSHPCLDCPEVGESAKHAYRENLSKDSLELIAVKQCRQRLAAQGIDLSAYNTIESAADINDLRRALQLDSLTLLGISYSGGLMLTVARNHPEAVKALILNSPLPGYVNYEEHALFNFNEALNQVFDNCEADSTHDARYAGLRERFHQYFTSLAGKKFSLRYAEPGKRDSFTIRYTKDELTDAVIDRLNTGQLKTVPFVMTNIINGNHAQYVREQVDGVFRGNQALSAGMRYSIYCSEQIAYADKALIKQQDEVLPWLAGHPFNNVDHAICTCWQVKPEPAIVKTPVYSNVPALIAGGDADPWCRPFYNRLIKRTMPHAQLITVHNNGHGARLGMKGVDFAKMFLTNPYKKLVSPLKEVTVE
- a CDS encoding helix-turn-helix domain-containing protein yields the protein MVEIFDNIRKLYQFSAPCPALAAYIEFYSETSPEAMRHHVGEAPFTVKMFPSFTPTIWLNLGTPYQLRNGQQLHLVDEHTDILLLRSDIVERRNLPTDNIFTVKFNPGGFEAVFGIAQTRIGHDVVNVNEIIPATILRKLKRLNNFDSRLSFLEQFLLDKLAATKAQVHYLQSVQQVIQTFCASGMQLNNQELANRQHLTEKTMYRYFMQAIGTNPKNFFATLRARTALTDYISHKDGFDHLMYGYYDLSHFYKDVVKFTGRRLSTQE
- a CDS encoding HAD family hydrolase, which produces MQQHGITDAQEVVKVGDSIIDIEEGRNAGCRFSIGITTGAHTRSQLQSARPDHILGDLMELLPVIEGTI
- a CDS encoding DUF6934 family protein, whose protein sequence is MTNSGNIYEFEEYKREPGGTRYYFLSEGEKQIVKAVQYAYIGLKEGRLTYNLGFGSFDSTKGTVHDDDISDNGDQYKVFNTVLSTVPDFLQNYPGAMVMVQGSDSAIGYPDMCRVTCKKKCIPPACKNANRRINIYKSYVNKNFAQLSVDYKFWGGVKEADYHNVVEEYQINNNYDSVFFIKK
- a CDS encoding glycoside hydrolase family 3 protein; its protein translation is MRTNQLLPVILFLFLALSTLFAPLPISAQTIPPYKDARLSIDARVKDLLGRMTPEEKFWQLFMIPGDLDKAAPQQYRHGIFGFQVSATAQGDAGGQLLQYKTTENALILATKINRIQRYFVDSSRLGIPIIAFDEALHGLVRDGATAFPQAIALAATWDTTLMQQVSVAIAAETKARGIRQILTPVVNIASDVRWGRTEETYGEDPFLASEMGVAFVRSFEKTGIITTPKHFVANVGDGGRDSYPIHYNERLLEEIYLPPFKACIERGGSRSVMTAYNSLDGVACSANSWLLQQKLKKEWGFNGFVISDANAVGGELVLHNTAKDYADAGRHAINNGLDVIFQTSYDHHTLFIPPFLDGRADSNRVNEAVARVLRAKFELGLFEHPYVDEKAVARSIDIAAHKALARKAAQKSIVLLKNEKKVLPLSPAVKTIALIGEEATAARLGGYSGPGNQKVSILQGLQRRAGKALKVLYAPGAGIRHQEYISIPAQQLSHNGQAGLQGAYFTNTTLSGAPALTRKDATIDFHWTLYGPDPAIGAGFYSVRWTGMLLAPQTGQCQIGLEGNDGYRLYVNNKLVIDNWTKRTYQTITKPVYLEKGKQYALRVEFFETTGQAHCKLIWQVGLANDRAQRIREAVAIAQKADVAIIAVGIHEGEFQDRALLNLPGYQEALIQAVAATGKPVVVVLTGGSATTMSSWINQVAGIVEVWYPGEEGGHAVADVLFGDYNPAGRLPITFPVHEGQLPLVYNHKPTGRGDDYHNLSGQPLFPFGYGLSYTSFEYSKLQLDNTIITPSGSTALRCTITNTGTRAGDEVVQLYMKDLLASVARPVLELKGFQRIHLQAGESREVMFSITPDMLQMLNKDMQRVIEPGDFQIMIGNSSKDVRLKGTLTVSPLSN
- a CDS encoding DeoR/GlpR family DNA-binding transcription regulator, encoding MSDNQQQPPVPVALQKKERKQLIIKQVNIHTRLLFADLVKLIDVSEDTIRRDVNELAEEGQLIRIKGGAMSAAYHIGDDSKTYSRNNKLVIADKTLSLLKDDMIVLIGGGTTIREFVKKIPNTLRATFLTVNPMTAVELLDKPLIKTIMIGGQISAYSQMTVSGEVFEYLANIKADLCIVGINAIDVHSGLTDSDWETIQVKKAMIKAAAKVAVLTISEKLNSSMQMKIADLTEIDYLITELSPDEAPLRDYKARNLVIL
- a CDS encoding SusC/RagA family TonB-linked outer membrane protein is translated as MKKITSTRLLLLCLAFHLAAVFAGYGQAAGEPAPVTGTVKSGNDPVPGATVMLATNKRVMTTTDNAGFFSLQLPAAARQGTVQLTITSIGFATRTVAVSAGQTTIDIQLQKDSGAVLTDVVVTALGIRKSRKAVTYAMSEVNGSEFTQARENNVANALTGRIAGVNATGLSTGPGGSSRVIIRGNGSLTGNSQPLYVINGMPIDNSVPGGGSTPNGSTIRTSTDRGDGIGAINPDDIESMTVLKGGAAAALYGSRGANGVILITTKKGRAQKGIGVEYNGTFTLENVSVFPDYQYEYGQGDNGVKPTTLAQAQATGRRSFGAKIDGSTDYMAADGKNHPYTAQKDNLKNFYHTGTTFTNTIALSGGNESVVYRFSLSDLNAKSILPNNKYNRKTANLNISAKLSEKLRLESVIQYNFEKGNNRPIAGDALGNPNWTPYEVANTVDARWLSPGYDASGNEIVWNDAGIVTNSYFVVNKFKQTDNKNRFIGQAAISYDILKNLTVKGTITRDFYNYNFTSIVPTGTQYWPNGQYDGIKSDVSETNSMITGTYKSSIANTVGFTVLAGANTRRFKSDELTLAGRDFTTPYFYSFSNLSTSSAVPVASDIKTNSLFGSVDLDYKNVLFLTASGRQDWFSTLSPANNKIFYPSVGTSFILSDVLQLPAMFDLVKLRASWAEVGGGGPDPYAINLAYSSVPSASTVPLQNVSSVAITNASLKPFTSTTFEVGFNTQLFGGRLGVDLALYDRKSSDDIVSVPISTSSGYTSAILNSGELSNKGIELLIEGTPIKQKDFSWNTSFNFAYNKSEVLKLADGISTFSLGNSVNGNAFINNQVGNTYGAIYGFRMLRDAAGNIVYDPNSNLPVQTDVNQQLGKGVPPLTMGFSNTFRYKHFSLDILVDGKFGNSIFSVMEVYATRLGLMKSTLAGRENGLKLDGVTQTGAKYSYTVPVANLRAAYYNSLNRYTELFVHDASFVKLRQVIISYRLPEGFLKGLGVQSANLSLVGRNLLILYKKTDNFDPEQSLTNGAAQGIESIGLPRTRSYGVNLMLKF